One segment of Salvelinus alpinus chromosome 1, SLU_Salpinus.1, whole genome shotgun sequence DNA contains the following:
- the LOC139579207 gene encoding lysoplasmalogenase TMEM86B-like → MDILETAAYDRRQRRNTYCVLFLFLSPFFLAIAVYFYLWIPDSSPSVLAAAIKAAPVISLALLVLSYKGGRSLLGVAGGLIFSAGGDCCLICPELFLHGMAYFALAHLLYSLTFLSTRYSSLSPSSSLSYFFCLLLWLLGGGLYAYLFPFLQKTPDAAALTPGVGVYVALIVLMATLAVRTRRPLIMLGSLIFMTSDLTLALQTFKVTEPLEHGRHIVMTTYYLAQLLIAVGDIKAVEGGDEFAKWKKS, encoded by the exons ATGGACATCCTTGAAACAGCCGCCTATGACCGAAGACAGCGAAGAAACACG tactgtgttctgtttctctttctctcgccgTTCTTCCTGGCCATCGCTGTCTACTTCTATCTGTGGATCCCTGACTCCTCCCCCTCCGTCCTCGCTGCGGCTATTAAGGCCGCCCCTGTCATCTCATTGGCTCTCCTGGTGCTGAGCTACAAAGGGGGGAGGAGTCTCCTCGGCGTGGCGGGGGGCCTGATCTTCTCGGCAGGCGGAGACTGTTGCCTTATATGTCCCGAGCTGTTTCTCCATG GAATGGCCTACTTCGCCTTGGCCCACCTGCTCTACTCCCTCACCTTCCTCTCCACTCGTTACTCCTCCCTCAgcccctcctcttccctgtccTACTTCTTCTGCCTGCTCCTGTGGCTGCTGGGGGGAGGCCTCTACGCCTACCTCTTCCCTTTCCTGCAGAAGACGCCGGACGCGGCCGCCCTGACTCCCGGCGTCGGGGTGTACGTGGCTCTGATCGTTCTGATGGCTACGCTGGCGGTTCGCACCCGCCGACCGCTGATCATGCTGGGCAGTTTGATCTTCATGACCTCTGACTTGACGCTGGCGCTGCAGACCTTCAAAGTGACGGAGCCCCTGGAGCACGGCAGGCACATCGTCATGACGACGTACTACCTGGCGCAGCTGCTGATCGCCGTGGGCGACATCAAGGCCGTGGAGGGCGGGGATGAGTTTGCCAAATGGAAGAAATCTTAG